The DNA sequence CAAATGAGACCATTGTCAACACGGAAGTTTCACACTTATGTATTACCCACACCAGTTGATGCAAAGACTTCAATGGCTGCCAGATCAAGTAATACTATTCCCCAAATGAGGCAGACAAGCTTGGGTGGACGTACTCACAATTTGTGGCATTCATCACCCTTGGAACCAAAGAAGCACGAGAAAGACTCCAGAGATGATACATTGTCCGGCCTTCCTGTTGTAAAAGCACAATCAGTACTTAAGGAGAGCAACATTAATAGTGCCTCCATCAGGTTGCCGCCTCCTCTATCAGGAGGGCTCTCACCTCCACAGTTTGATCCACGCACTGCTTCTGATACTAAGAAAGTCAAAAGACAAGCTTTCTCTGGTCCAATAACAAGTAGACCTTGGTTATCCAAGCCTGGTTTCTCTGCTAGTGGTCCCATCAGCCAAAGTGAGCACCCCCTACTAGTTTCTGGAATGGTTTCATGTGTCCCCATGCCTCAGCCGTCCTCATCCCCAATAGTATCTCCAAGTGCTTCTCCCCCTCCTCTATCTTCACCCAGAATAAGTGAACTTCATGAGCTTCCTAGGCCACCAATCAGTTCTGCCACTAATTTCACAAGACCTTCAGGTTTAGTTGGCCACTCTGCCCCCTTGGTTGCCAGAAGTCAGGAGCATTCAACCACAAATAAATCACCTAATCTGACCTCAAAGTCTGCATCTCCACTGCCAAGGCCTCCTTTGACTGTTCCTAGGAGTTTCTCCATACCCTCAAGCAGTCAGAGAACAATGACACAGCATGTGACGAGGCTGTCAAAGGCTGAAGAAGTTGCATCACCTCCTTTGACACCTATTTCCTTAACAAATATCCAACCGGCATCAACTGCTTCTGACGTAGTCAATCAAACTGAGCAAATAAAAGGTAACTAATAAAACCGTTGCTTGCTTTTATCCTTGAAGAAACATATGCTCTGACGTCctccctctttatttatttattttttaactattGGATCACAAGTCTATATGGTAGGCCTTCTAGTAAATATTTTTATAGGCCTCCTACTAAATATTTTACAATACATTAACTCCTACTCCCTCTGTCCGAAAAAAAACTGTCTTGTTTGAGAAAACAGACATTCTAAGGTGTGTTTGTttaaatgcattaatcaatAACTCCTACTCTCTCTGTTTTTGAAAAACTGACATGTTAAATGCATTAAAATGTCGAACAAAACTTTGTATCTTGGTTTTTAAATTCTACAAACATTTTGGGACATTGCAAACCCCTTACAGGTCTTTGTGGGATGGATTGAGTATTACAgtataatttcttttttattacttttatttcaaAGTTTAAAAATGCTTTTGACCCAAGGGAGGATGAAATTTCCATCATCCTATGTATAGGAATGATAAGTTTATTATGGACCTGGATTACCTGTTTGATAAGTTTGGACAAGCAAGGATTTGATAAAATGTTTAAAGTGCATGCAAAGTTGTCAGGTTCCCTATTCTCATctcattttataattttaaatttcatttggGTGGCCATTTTGGTTTGGATACCAAAATGAAAAGTTTTTGATATCTAAATTTAATGAGGATATTTCAAACATACATGAATGTATATGGGTAAAATTTGTCTTATAACGGtacaaatattttaatattaatagTTGTTGACAAAACTAAAGTTGGCCTGTGGTTAAGGTTGTCTTTGAGGAGATCTTCTGTTTAAGTACtccatctgaagaaaaaaatatatcaggTGCTTAACATGACCCTTGGGGATTACCGAATTGGATTAGATATCAACTCTATTTTCTGGAGCCCATAAAGAATGAAACTGAGTCCAACCATGATAAGCCCGTAAAGAATAGGCTGAAATCAGACTTTCCATTTTGTTCCTGAAAATCAGAAATGGCCAGAATATACTGAAGGTTTCATCgaattgaaaagaaagaccCATAAAACATTTCAGCCTTGTGACTGAACTTGGGATTTCGCATGCAAACCCATAACTTGTAAATCAATGAGTAAGCTGTTTCAAATGCATAGTTACACGCAAATCTATGGATGTGTCAACATTTTATATTTAAGTTGGGGTGGGAGGGGGGGGTCAGAATATTGATATATGGATTATTCACTCACTTTGCCTcatcattacaaaaaaaaaaaaaaaaacaatttgccgtatctcaactaaatggggtaggCTGCACGGATCTTctttctccaatcagctctatttaaAACACATACttattcaccccaaaaaaaaaaaagacatattACTAGTCCTATGCTATGAATGCTTTCCTCATCACTTCTCCAAGAGGCATTTAGTCTTACCCCAGGATTATTTTAGCTCCTTAATTTGAATCATATAACAACTCCTTactggagcattcaaaggcctttATTATACAATATGTGCCATGCTTTGAATGACATTCTCTCAACTTATCATGTTGGAGCTACTCCTAAACTAGttttaatttgttcattctttattttatctttttttgttttaccactcatacatTTTTGTTGGTCGTTAACAATCTTAGATATTTTCCCTCGAGTTTTAAGGAACACATCGATCATACAACACCTTAGATGAACCACTCCACCTCATCCATCCTAGTCCTAGTTCTTTGTGCGGTGTTATCCTCTATTTGTCATTTCCttatttataaattataattgAACCTTGGTACTTAAATTTATCACTTTGTAGTATTtccctatcatcaattttcactaTCCCACCTTCAATCCTATTTTTTACTAAAAGAACTCATTAAGTGCGCTGCTTTTATtgtacttatcttaaaaccttttgatacCAAGGTTAATATTATTGACGTTATGTATTTATGATAGAATGTGTTCATTCTAGGAAACTAGGGATCGACTCAAATCTGTGTGGAAGGAAGAGCAGATGACGTAAGGCTGCTTATGTTTCAACTTTCTAGGGCTTAGTCATTAGTGGAGTTAGACTGTGTGTCTATGCTGTAACTAGGGTTTACAGGAACAGAAGGAAATGGTGAACATGAAAGGCACTGTTTCAGGGTTGTGAACAGTAGGCTTTGACAAAGATAAAAGGtaagaagaaaatattacaagaaTGCAGCAACAAATAAATAGCAGAAGCAAAGACAACTGCCTGCACAGTTCGTTGGTGCCTTGCCAGTAGAGTGTAGGCTCCTAGGAGGTCATGGGTTCAACTCTCTtgttttctcctcttctcttgtAGATGTAGTTAAAGTCCCATTGGGCAGTTAGATACAATAACGccaaccccaaccccccccccccccccaaaaataaattaaataaataaataaatataatatatatatatagcagcagcagcaaaacATTAGTAGACTTGACGAGGAAGAACACCCCCAGGCTACTCTTCCAAATCTCAATATCCAATTCTATTCCATTCATCCAAAATCTGGCTCTTATAAGGATTATAAAGTCTCAAATAGAAAAGAAACTAAATGAAAATGAAGTCTCTAATATGGGACCTTCCATATTTTATCTTACCCAGCTTGGAAACATATGTTAAAGGCTCTTTAGGAGTACCGCCTACTTACCATTTCTTCTAACCTCTTTACCTGGGTAACTAGTAATGAATCATGGCTTTAACAGATAAACCATGTATAATTTGGAAAACCTGTCACTAAAACATAAACCTGTCTTTGTTTCTTAACACCCTTCTTCTTTGTATGTGCAATTCCTAAGTTGAAAAGGTATTGAGGTAGCTTTGAAGTTCTACTTTTGCGCAATATTATTTTGAAATGCTCTGCTTGCGTTTCTGGTTGCCTTTCTTGCACTTTCTACATTGCATTTTGGTTTTGAGACTTCCTGGAAGCTGGATTCCGTCTTCTTGCAAATACGGTGCTTCTGTCTCAATAAGCATTTCCCATGTTGATGGAAAGTGATAGATCCCAATTTGGACAATTACCTTTTCAAAATAACGTTtttaaaattaggtttgagGAACTGGGCCTTGGAAGAAACATGGTGAACAACCCTGTACGCCGCCGcgcgcggggggggggggggggggagcattCGAGGGGCCACAATCTGTGATATATGTGACTTCCAGAGAGCTCCATGTCTTCTATTCAAGGGTTAGAATGATTATCAGACACTTCCATGCGCTAGAAATAGCCATTGCCATGGGAATTTTTGTAGTTATTATTCTTGATTCTTTCCTTATATAACTTTCTTGACCATGAATGTAAAGACAATACCTATGTGTGCAGATGAAGATTGATTTAATACACAAGCCTTGATCAATTCCGGTAGAAGACCTTTTCTCTTAGTGTCGCAAAATGGGGTGAGGTTGTGTAAATATCAGTGTATTATTTGGTTTCTCTACTGTCCTCTTGCAGGCCATTGGTAATGATTGAAACTTAGCAGAGGTGCATCGAATAAAAGCATCGGACATCATCCATCAAATATGGAATTTTtgttatataaaaaaagaatattgagtgctatttcaaatattttcctttcattttcttgttttgttcaCCAGCAAATCTGGGAATTGTTATTattcaagggaaaattttatgTAGCATATACTCATGGCTGCTAAAGCCAACTATATTAGCATTTTCAAGCACCAATTGCATATGATGGTTCTGATATAAACGGAACCAagaacagatttttttttaggacTTTTTAGGTACGAATACTTGATCCATAGTTCCCAAGGTACAACATaagattttgatcccaaaactAAACGACCATACTTTTGTTGCTTGTATATAATTAATACATAAGAATGGCACCGAACAAGGCAAGAATTAAcagtgaaataaaaaagaaatgacaACCAAAACAGCACTTGATCCAACGTAGAGAGACATGAGCATCCTCTATCTTTTGTGGAAAATTTACATCACCGACTTTCTATTCATGTTGCAAACTTCAGGTAAAAAGCATCATCAAAATGACAATATACAAGTCAATATCAGTACACTTCGGAAAAGAAACATCTGTCAACCAAAGGGAGTACCCTTAGGTAGCACatttgacatgtggccaatCCATAAGGTCCCAAATCCATCCAATGATTGAAATGATCAGATGTAATGGATGAAAGTATTGGGCTTCCCCCAGTTATGTGATACTTACATTTGGCTAAAACAATCAACAAGGCAGAAATAGTTGTGCCTCCGTAGTTCCCCCTTTGGAGAGTAACCGGAGAGAACCTTTGAACATAAAAGATGATCGGGATATTGCTTTCCTCATTTGCATTTCAACCCCTATCTTCCACCACCAAAAACTTCTGAAACTTGTTCTTTACCCTTATTTCTATGATCTGTAGATAGCCCTAGTGATGGTCTGAATGCTTGTTTGAACATCCGAGATGGTGCCATCTGAGCCTCTTTTCTGGTTTTCCTGCCTAAAGGTACAGGTTTTCTCAGGGGTCCTGAAAATGGTATGCCACCGGCCTTTGGGTCACAAGCTGAAGAGGCAAAAGAAGAATGAGTAACAAAT is a window from the Macadamia integrifolia cultivar HAES 741 chromosome 5, SCU_Mint_v3, whole genome shotgun sequence genome containing:
- the LOC122078239 gene encoding uncharacterized protein At2g33490-like isoform X2 — translated: MGTCLLERTALNDDEDSGRVLLMLGKVQFELQKLVDYYRSHIFQTITTPSESLLNELRTVEEMKRQCDEKRDVFEYMMAAQREKGRSKGAKGESFSPQQLRTAQEEYDEEATLFVFRLESLKQGQTRSLLTQAARHHAAQFRFFRKGLESLEAVEPHVKLVTEQQHIDYQFSGLEDYDGEDGEDDDGYYDANDDGELSFDYGQTDHGQEVVSTSRNSMELDQADLSFPQVSTMEVSQENLDKSQRDLHAFSRKPRAGSQSAPIFPEKKSDAGERIRQMRPLSTRKFHTYVLPTPVDAKTSMAARSSNTIPQMRQTSLGGRTHNLWHSSPLEPKKHEKDSRDDTLSGLPVVKAQSVLKESNINSASIRLPPPLSGGLSPPQFDPRTASDTKKVKRQAFSGPITSRPWLSKPGFSASGPISQSEHPLLVSGMVSCVPMPQPSSSPIVSPSASPPPLSSPRISELHELPRPPISSATNFTRPSGLVGHSAPLVARSQEHSTTNKSPNLTSKSASPLPRPPLTVPRSFSIPSSSQRTMTQHVTRLSKAEEVASPPLTPISLTNIQPASTASDVVNQTEQIKDED